A stretch of DNA from Coccidioides posadasii str. Silveira chromosome 1, complete sequence:
CTCGAGGGCTTCGCGATCTGTAAGCGCGGGCTCGGTGTCATCCTTCTGCGCTTTGTTAGCATGtattaaaaaaaggaacGATGGCGATGGAATCGAGCACTTACAACTAAGGATGTATCTCCATACTCCGATGGAGCAGTCACGTCGTCGGGAAAGTTGTGTGAAATCGAAGGAGACCTTAATTCACTGCGACGGAAGCTCTGGCTAAAGCTAGGCTCGGTCGAATGGCTGACATGGCGTGCAGCTCCTTGTGCCGGGCCTGGTGCAGGAAGGGCTCCTTCTTTGCCGAAGAAGTAGTTCAGGAAGGAATCTCGACCTCCTGTTGGCTGAGAAACTGCTTGGAAACCGTTAAGCGACGATGAAATCCGGCTGTTCTCGAGATTCCCGATATGAGGCGACTGGCTCCTGCCGACCTTGTTTGCGCGGATAGGAAGAGTTTGGTGTCTCTCATCTTCGTGATGATCCTCATTTTCTTCCGGTGTAGCCGTGCCATTTACACCGCCGAGCTCCTTGAGCCGTCTGCGCTCACGTTTACGTTTATCCTCAGCCAGAGCAGCTTTCCTCTCCTGCTCTTGCTTGCTTTGGATAACCGACGACATGGCAGCGGCTGCTCCAAGGAAATTGGGATGATTCGTATTGATATAAGCGCGCTGTATCGAAATCAGGGACTCGACGTAATTTGAACACGGACCAAGCCGCTCACGCAGTAAATCCGAGACCACTTCGATTAGCTTGGCTTGCAAGCGCGGGAATCGGGATAGTTCGGTCGAGCCACATGTGTGGCAAATCTTAATTAATTCCTCATAGACAAGCTCAACGCATCTCTGACTGGGAATCTCAAGCAATTTAATCTGAGGCTTCACGAGTAAATCAAAAGCGAGTTCCGGAACGAAAAGGCTGGGTCTTGGGCCAGTCGAGTTTCGAATTGCTGTTCTAATGTCAAGCACTGAGAGATTCTGGGTCGGATCTATCGTTTCGAGGGAGTTTCCAAACACAGAATTAAAAATGTAATAGATTCTTGCGCCGCCACAGAGTTCCTTCGTTGATATTTCGGAGGAAGTACCGTCGATAGACGAGATAAACGAGGAAGCAAAACGAGTCATCAGTTGTAAAATCAAAGAGCCTCGATGCTCCTTTCCGCTAAATTGTTTGTTACCATAGCTAGCGAGCTCCTGTTGGGTTTGACCCATGAGCGTATTCAAGCGGGCTTTGATATCCGGAAGTCTCTCTCGAATATGGGCCATCAATGTTGTATTCAGCGTCTTTGCGAGGTACTGAGTTCCACATCGGATAGCCATATTCCTGTACGCCGGATGGTGCCTAAAAAATTCAGCTTCGGCTTTCAGAGCGTCCGCAAGTGGCTTTCCGCCTTGGATATCTTGTTGTGATCGATTGACCACTCCGATAAAGCCCAATTTCAAGGGATAGACACGTCCCGTAAGAATATCCATGGCATTCGTGCCGTGGTCCATCAAATCAAGTTTTGTCAAGACACCTATTGTCCTTTTGCCGACAGGATCAACATGGCGTGCCAGTTTCAACGCTTCTGAGTTGACAAGATCCACATTGGCAGGGGACACCGCTAGGATAATGCTGTTAGGCTTCGCGATGTATTCGGATATTAGATTCCGCGTCTGCTTCTCGATATCCGAAGGCTGGTCTCCAATTGGAACTTTCGTTAAACCGGGGAGGTCGACCAATGTAAGATTGAGCACGTGTGGGGAGAAAATTTTCAAGTTTATCGGCTGTCGGTTTATTCCTTTATTATTCCCCGCAATCCTGGCCGTCTCATTCTCGATTTCCTGCTTTACTTGCGCAAAGTCCTCATATTTTCTGCCTGGCTGGTGGTGAAACTCGGCCCACTCGCCCTGTTCAGCAACGGAAGCGGCGGTGTGAGGGACATTGACTTCGTCATGTTCGGGTACATCAGTGCGATCACTTGGGACGTTTATAAGTTGAAGGATCAGGGGGCGTCTGGTTACGATCCCGCTACCACGAGGCAGAAAATCCC
This window harbors:
- the DNM1 gene encoding Dynamin- GTPase protein (EggNog:ENOG410PF9U~COG:U~BUSCO:2091at33183), which gives rise to MASLGEDLLSTVNKLQDLVFNTIGSDSLDLPQIVVVGSQSSGKSSVLENIVGRDFLPRGSGIVTRRPLILQLINVPSDRTDVPEHDEVNVPHTAASVAEQGEWAEFHHQPGRKYEDFAQVKQEIENETARIAGNNKGINRQPINLKIFSPHVLNLTLVDLPGLTKVPIGDQPSDIEKQTRNLISEYIAKPNSIILAVSPANVDLVNSEALKLARHVDPVGKRTIGVLTKLDLMDHGTNAMDILTGRVYPLKLGFIGVVNRSQQDIQGGKPLADALKAEAEFFRHHPAYRNMAIRCGTQYLAKTLNTTLMAHIRERLPDIKARLNTLMGQTQQELASYGNKQFSGKEHRGSLILQLMTRFASSFISSIDGTSSEISTKELCGGARIYYIFNSVFGNSLETIDPTQNLSVLDIRTAIRNSTGPRPSLFVPELAFDLLVKPQIKLLEIPSQRCVELVYEELIKICHTCGSTELSRFPRLQAKLIEVVSDLLRERLGPCSNYVESLISIQRAYINTNHPNFLGAAAAMSSVIQSKQEQERKAALAEDKRKRERRRLKELGGVNGTATPEENEDHHEDERHQTLPIRANKVGRSQSPHIGNLENSRISSSLNGFQAVSQPTGGRDSFLNYFFGKEGALPAPGPAQGAARHVSHSTEPSFSQSFRRSELRSPSISHNFPDDVTAPSEYGDTSLVKDDTEPALTDREALETELIRRLISSYFNIVRETIADQVPKAIMHLLVNHSKEVVQNRLVSELYKEELFPELLYEDDGIKAEREKCEKLLETYKKAAKIVGEVL